A part of Diceros bicornis minor isolate mBicDic1 chromosome 32, mDicBic1.mat.cur, whole genome shotgun sequence genomic DNA contains:
- the NQO1 gene encoding NAD(P)H dehydrogenase [quinone] 1 — protein sequence MATRKALIILAHSERTSFNYAMKEAAVETLKKKGWEVVESDLYAMNFNPLISRKDFTGKLKDPENFQYADESSLAYKEGRLSPDIVAEQKKLEDADLVIFQFPLQWFGVPAILKGWFDRVLVGGFAYSFTALYDRGPFQNKKAVLSITTGGSGPMYSLQGIHGDMNILLWPIQSGTLHFCGFQVLEPQLTYNIGRIPKDARIQILEGWKKRLENIWNETPLYFAPVSLFDLDFQKGCLLKKEVQDKQKNSQFGLSVGHHLGKSIPTDNQIKARK from the exons ATGGCTA CCAGAAAAGCACTGATCATACTGGCTCACTCAGAGAGGACGTCCTTCAACTATGCCATGAAGGAGGCTGCTGTAGAGACACTGAAGAAGAAAGGATGGGAGGTCGTTGAGTCGGACCTGTATGCCATGAACTTCAATCCCCTTATCTCCAGAAAGGACTTCACAG GTAAACTGAAGGACCCTGAGAACTTTCAGTATGCTGATGAGTCTAGTCTAGCTTATAAGGAAGGCCGTCTGAGCCCAGATATTGTGGCTGAACAGAAGAAGCTGGAAGATGCAGACCTTGTGATTTTTCAG TTCCCCCTGCAGTGGTTTGGCGTCCCTGCCATCCTGAAAGGCTGGTTTGATCGAGTGCTCGTAGGGGGGTTCGCCTACTCATTTACTGCCCTCTATGACAGGGGACCTTTCCAG AACAAGAAGGCAGTGCTTTCCATCACCACTGGTGGCAGCGGCCCCATGTACTCTCTGCAGGGCATCCACGGGGACATGAATATCCTTCTCTGGCCAATTCAG AGTGGCACTCTGCATTTCTGTGGCTTCCAAGTCTTAGAACCtcaactgacatataacattgggCGCATTCCCAAGGATGCCCGAATTCAGATCCTGGAAGGATGGAAGAAACGCCTGGAAAATATTTGGAATGAGACTCCACTGTATTTTGCGCCAGTTAGCCTCTTTGACCTAGACTTCCAGAAAGGATGCTTATTGAAAAAGGAGGTGCAGGATAAACAGAAAAACTCGCAATTTGGCCTTTCTGTGGGCCATCACTTGGGCAAGTCCATCCCAACTGACAACCAGATCAAAgccagaaaataa